A window of the Lactuca sativa cultivar Salinas chromosome 5, Lsat_Salinas_v11, whole genome shotgun sequence genome harbors these coding sequences:
- the LOC111878167 gene encoding protein MULTIPOLAR SPINDLE 1 isoform X1 has product MDFQLKISRWYNCSRAPAHLLQAKEGGMASETTAGSDESLKLAIAIALLRSKVLKKHSETPHPPSATSSSDAIKWKRKAKERKQEIFRLKKNLEEVEDGLHHELFTGSASCKCYFFENLGKLNPNQLSGEGCDGRFNDVLRRRFLRQVRLKERRKRRSEGSSFTQGSFWSEHNDEEIEQLRASVDFLVELCDTISSPDDANFANWSHQAVDFILDAIKNILSKGTSIEHVEGIVGSLSLRLVKKMCTTSQGNEAHNQFETNPQFHVQHLLRKLGSESCVGQQVILAVSQRISLLSENLLFLDPFDSAFFEMHTSLYILIQLIEFLVSDNLISWSKTDGFASELLEEWVTSILHARKGLQLLESRCGLYILYMDRVIGLIAKLVAQIASLHNLNPNILRTLLC; this is encoded by the exons ATGGATTTTCAATTGAAGATTAGTCGTTGGTATAACTGCAGCAGAGCTCCCGCGCATCTGCTGCAAGCCAAAGAGGGGGGAATGGCGTCGGAAACCACCGCCGGTTCAGACGAATCGTTGAAGCTTGCCATAGCCATAGCTCTTCTTCGTTCCAAAGTCCTGAAGAAACATTCTGAAACTCCTCATCCTCCATCCGCTACCTCGAGTTCTGATGCTATCAAGTGGAAACGCAAG GCGAAAGAGCGCAAACAAGAGATTTTCAGACTAAAAAAAAATCTCGAAGAAGTTGAAg ATGGATTACATCATGAATTATTCACGGGGAGTGCATCCTGCAAATGCTATTTCTTTGAAAATTTAGGGAAATTGAATCCTAATCAGCTATCAGGAGAGGGATGTGACGGGAGATTCAATGATGTCTTACGCCGTAGATTTCTTCGACAAG TGAGACTGAaggaaagaagaaaaagaagaagtgaGGGTTCCAGTTTCACACAAGGATCATTTTGGTCTG AGCATAATGATGAGGAGATTGAACAGCTTAGGGCTTCAGTTGATTTTCTTGTGGAGTTATGTGATACTATATCTTCT CCAGATGATGCTAATTTTGCAAATTGGTCCCACCAAGCTGTAGACTTCATTTTGG ATGCAATCAAGAATATTTTGTCCAAGGGAACAAGTATCGAACATGTTGAAGGGATTGTTGGCAGTTTGTCACTACGTTTAGTCAAAAAAATGTGCACCACATCacaaggaaatg AAGCTCATAATCAGTTTGAAACTAATCCCCAGTTCCATGTTCAGCATTTGCTTCGTAAGCTTGGAAGTGAATCATGTGTTGGACAACAAGTGATTCTTGCAGTTTCTCAAAGAATCTCTTTACTCTCAGAAAATTTGCTGTTTCTTGATCCATTTGATTCAGCTTTTTTTGAAATGCATACCAGTCTCTACATTTt GATCCAGCTTATTGAATTTTTGGTATCAGATAACCTTATAAGTTGGTCAAAGACAGATGGATTTGCTTCAG AGTTGTTAGAAGAGTGGGTGACTTCAATCCTCCATGCTCGAAAAGGACTTCAACTGTTGGAAAGCAGATGTGGGCTTTACATTTTATATATGGATCGTGTAATTGGGCTAATTGCCAAATTAGTGGCCCAGATTGCATCTCTCCACAACCTCAACCCCAACATTCTTCGAACCTTGCTTTGCTGA
- the LOC111878167 gene encoding protein MULTIPOLAR SPINDLE 1 isoform X2: MDFQLKISRWYNCSRAPAHLLQAKEGGMASETTAGSDESLKLAIAIALLRSKVLKKHSETPHPPSATSSSDAIKWKRKAKERKQEIFRLKKNLEEVEDGLHHELFTGSASCKCYFFENLGKLNPNQLSGEGCDGRFNDVLRRRFLRQVRLKERRKRRSEGSSFTQGSFWSEHNDEEIEQLRASVDFLVELCDTISSPDDANFANWSHQAVDFILDAIKNILSKGTSIEHVEGIVGSLSLRLVKKMCTTSQGNAHNQFETNPQFHVQHLLRKLGSESCVGQQVILAVSQRISLLSENLLFLDPFDSAFFEMHTSLYILIQLIEFLVSDNLISWSKTDGFASELLEEWVTSILHARKGLQLLESRCGLYILYMDRVIGLIAKLVAQIASLHNLNPNILRTLLC, from the exons ATGGATTTTCAATTGAAGATTAGTCGTTGGTATAACTGCAGCAGAGCTCCCGCGCATCTGCTGCAAGCCAAAGAGGGGGGAATGGCGTCGGAAACCACCGCCGGTTCAGACGAATCGTTGAAGCTTGCCATAGCCATAGCTCTTCTTCGTTCCAAAGTCCTGAAGAAACATTCTGAAACTCCTCATCCTCCATCCGCTACCTCGAGTTCTGATGCTATCAAGTGGAAACGCAAG GCGAAAGAGCGCAAACAAGAGATTTTCAGACTAAAAAAAAATCTCGAAGAAGTTGAAg ATGGATTACATCATGAATTATTCACGGGGAGTGCATCCTGCAAATGCTATTTCTTTGAAAATTTAGGGAAATTGAATCCTAATCAGCTATCAGGAGAGGGATGTGACGGGAGATTCAATGATGTCTTACGCCGTAGATTTCTTCGACAAG TGAGACTGAaggaaagaagaaaaagaagaagtgaGGGTTCCAGTTTCACACAAGGATCATTTTGGTCTG AGCATAATGATGAGGAGATTGAACAGCTTAGGGCTTCAGTTGATTTTCTTGTGGAGTTATGTGATACTATATCTTCT CCAGATGATGCTAATTTTGCAAATTGGTCCCACCAAGCTGTAGACTTCATTTTGG ATGCAATCAAGAATATTTTGTCCAAGGGAACAAGTATCGAACATGTTGAAGGGATTGTTGGCAGTTTGTCACTACGTTTAGTCAAAAAAATGTGCACCACATCacaaggaaatg CTCATAATCAGTTTGAAACTAATCCCCAGTTCCATGTTCAGCATTTGCTTCGTAAGCTTGGAAGTGAATCATGTGTTGGACAACAAGTGATTCTTGCAGTTTCTCAAAGAATCTCTTTACTCTCAGAAAATTTGCTGTTTCTTGATCCATTTGATTCAGCTTTTTTTGAAATGCATACCAGTCTCTACATTTt GATCCAGCTTATTGAATTTTTGGTATCAGATAACCTTATAAGTTGGTCAAAGACAGATGGATTTGCTTCAG AGTTGTTAGAAGAGTGGGTGACTTCAATCCTCCATGCTCGAAAAGGACTTCAACTGTTGGAAAGCAGATGTGGGCTTTACATTTTATATATGGATCGTGTAATTGGGCTAATTGCCAAATTAGTGGCCCAGATTGCATCTCTCCACAACCTCAACCCCAACATTCTTCGAACCTTGCTTTGCTGA